In Nostoc piscinale CENA21, the genomic stretch CGCTAAACCTTCAAAATCACGGTTGACTACGTGAACGATCGCCTCAATTAAACCATATCTTTGGGGTGGTTTAATCTCGCTCATCATTCCAAAATCGAGATACGCTAATTTTCCATCGGGTGTGGCTAACAAGTTCCCTGGATGGGGGTCAGCGTGGAAAAATCCATGTTCTAAAAGTTGTCGCAGAGAACACTGCACCCCAACTTCGATTAAATAACGCGCATCTATCCCTTGAGCAGCAATTTCGGCTGTTTGGGTTAATTTTGTACCGTTAATCCATTCCATCGTCAGTACGCGACGATTGGTGTATTCCCAGTAAATTCTTGGTACGTATATGTCTTTAATATGACCATATAACTGAAAAAAAACGCTCGGCATTTTCACCTTCATGGATATAATCCATTTCTTCAAAAATGCGATCGCCTAATTCATCTAAAATCCCAACTAAATCACTCCGCACTCGTTTGACGTTTCTTTGTACCCAACCAGCGAGGCGGCGCAAAATATATAAGTCAATGGTAATTCTTTCTCTTAAATCAGGGCGTTGCACTTTGACAGCAACTTCTTCACCGGTTTTCAGTTTACCTTTATAAACTTGTCCCAAGGAAGCGGCGGCAATTGGCTGGGCTGATAATTCTACATAAATTTCTTCTGGTGGTGCGCCCAGTTCTTCTTCAATAAACTGGTAAGCAATTTCATTGGGGAAAGGTGGTAACTGGTCTTGTAGTCTGGTTAGTTCTTCTAAATATGTCGGCGGAACTAAATCAGGTCTAGTAGATAAGGCTTGACCAATTTTGATGTAAGCAGGCCCTAGTTTCGTTAACAATTCCCGTAACTGCACAGCGCGGCGACGGTCATTTTTGACGACAATTCCGCGTTTGCTGTCCCACCACAAACCTAAGAAAAAAGCCAAAGTCGGACGCAATACAGTAATAATTCGCTGTAAAACCTGTAGAGGTCGGCTTTGATAATGTTCCGCTATTTCTGCGGCGTTATATTTCACTGCTTCAGGTTCGGCACTTGGAATCAGCAGATTGGGCGATCGCACTACCAAAGCTTGTGTACCATTGTCTGATACTACTTCAGTCTTATATATTTCACCCTCAATCGTTTGGGAAGTTCGGGGAAGTGTCTTAACCATCATGAAGAAAGCCACCAGTCGAATGAAACTTGTTAAGTATTGTAACAATATGTTTAGCTGGCCACATCCCCAATTTTGGGGATCAGCTTTATTAGCATTTTCCGCATAATATTGCTGTGGCTACAAAGACTCAAAATATTTATTTACACCATCAGAGGCAAAGGCTAGGTTTGCTACACTGAAATGGACGTACTAGTTCCATTTTAAGTGCTGAGTAGAAAGTGCTGAGTCAAGACAGTGAGTGCTTACCGTACTCCCTATTCAAGATTCTTTTTTTAATAGCACACTCAGCACTCAGCACTAACGGGGGAGAAGCTTGATGTTGCTTGGTCTGCGAATTGAAAACTTTGCCCTGATTGACCAACTGGAACTAGAATTTGGCGTTGGGCTAAATGTTTTGACAGGTGAAACCGGCGCGGGAAAATCGATTATTTTAGATGCGATTGATGCAGCCTTGGGTGGTAAAGTCTCCAGTCGAGTTATCCGCACTGGAACAACCCGCGCAATGGTAGAAGCAACTTTTAAATCTCATCATGCCCTAGCTGCTTGGTTAACGGAACAGGAAATAGATTTAATTGATGATCACTCAGTAGTAATTAGTAGAGAAATTACCGCTACAGGTAGTAATGTCCGCAGCCGATCGCGAGTGAATGGTGTATTAGTAAATCGGCAAATCATGGTAGGATTGCGCGATCGCCTCGTGGAAATTACCGCCCAAGGTCAAACAGTCCAAGTCGGACAACCAGCCCAAGTCCGGGAATGGTTAGATGTGTATGGTGGCGATGGTTTAATTCAGCAGCGTCAAGTTATTGCTACAGCCTATAATGCTTACCAACAAGCCCATCTCGCCTTAGAAAAACGCCGCACATCTGAACGGGAACGTTTACAACAACTCGACTTGCTGACTTATCAAGTACAGGAGTTGTCAACAGCTAACCTCAGCGAACCGCAAGAATTAGAACAACTCACGCAAGAACGGGAACGCTTAAATCACGTCGTTGACTTGCAACAGATGAGTTACAAAATCTATCAAGCCTTGTATCAAAACGACGGTGATACACCAGCCGCAGCCGACTTACTGGGAGATAGTGAAACCACCTTAAACGATATGGTGGAATATGATAGCCAACTGCAATCATTATTAGAATTGGTCAGAGATGCTCAAACGGCAGTTGTAGAAGTTGGACGACAAATTAACGCTTATGGGGATAGTTTAGAAGCCGACCCCCAAAGACTGGAAGAAGTAGAAGAACGAATCCGAGAGTTAAAGCAAATTTGCCGCAAGTACGGGCCGACACTCACAGAAGCGATCGCTTACTATCAACGTATCCAACAAGAATTAGCCGAACTCAACGATAGTGAACAATCCATCGAAAGTTTAGAACAGCAAGAAAAAACTTGTTTTGATAAACTGACCCAAGCTTGTCAAAAATTAACTAAATTGCGCCGTCAAGCTGCGGATAATTTAGAATCGCGGTTGATTGCCGAACTGAAACCCCTAGCGATGGAAAAAGTACAATTCCAAGTGGAAATAGTACCCATCGTTCCCACTGCGGCGGGTGCAGATAAAATTACCTTTGTGTTTAGTCCCAACCCTGGCGAACCATTGCAACCATTAACCGAGATTGCTTCTGGTGGGGAAATGAGCCGCTTTTTACTAGCCTTGAAAGCTTGTTTTTCCCAAGCAGATTCCGCCGAGACATTGGTATTTGATGAAATTGATGTTGGTGTTTCTGGCAGAGTCGCCCAAGCGATCGCTGAAAAATTATACCAACTCGGTCAACATCATCAAGTACTCTGTGTGACGCACCAACCCTTAGTAGCAGCAATGGCTGACCGTCATTTTCGAGTGGATAAGCAAATTATCACCCAAGGCAAAGGTAAAAAAAGCAACAACGGCAGCACAGAACAGCGTACCGTTGTCAGAGTTACTTATTTAGATAACATCAATACTCGCAGAGAAGAACTAGCGCAGTTAGCTGGGGGTAAATCTGCAACAGATGCGATCGCATTTGCTGAATCTCTCTTATTACAAGCAGCCAACCACCGCCGCCGCGAAAGTTAACCATGAAATTTAACGCACCTTCATTTTCAGTAGACATCCTCTTAGATACAGGAGTGCTTGGTTTAGTTACTACTCTTTACTCTTTTTATCTTCATCCTCCAAACCTTTAACCTTTTGCAGCACAGGGATATATTGATTAATCAACCAAATCATCACCTCAATAGCTGAGTCTCCTTGCTGAATGCGGCTTTTAGCTTGAACACCTAACAGTAAAGTTTGCAAAACTAGTAAAATCACCATAACTTGGCGATAAAACTTCTGGCGACGACTTTGATGTTGCTGGCGTTGGATTTTCATTGATTTACCTCACCTCATGTACAAATCGAGGTTAAGGTTGGGATTTATTGACAAGTAAATCTTCCCAAGCACACTGCAAAGCTTTGTAGAATCAATACAAGATGCTTGGGAAAGATTTTGTGCTTGGGAAAGCCAAAAACTTTTTTGCTAACTCTTTTGGTTTTTGATGGCGAAACTCACATGGG encodes the following:
- the recN gene encoding DNA repair protein RecN → MLLGLRIENFALIDQLELEFGVGLNVLTGETGAGKSIILDAIDAALGGKVSSRVIRTGTTRAMVEATFKSHHALAAWLTEQEIDLIDDHSVVISREITATGSNVRSRSRVNGVLVNRQIMVGLRDRLVEITAQGQTVQVGQPAQVREWLDVYGGDGLIQQRQVIATAYNAYQQAHLALEKRRTSERERLQQLDLLTYQVQELSTANLSEPQELEQLTQERERLNHVVDLQQMSYKIYQALYQNDGDTPAAADLLGDSETTLNDMVEYDSQLQSLLELVRDAQTAVVEVGRQINAYGDSLEADPQRLEEVEERIRELKQICRKYGPTLTEAIAYYQRIQQELAELNDSEQSIESLEQQEKTCFDKLTQACQKLTKLRRQAADNLESRLIAELKPLAMEKVQFQVEIVPIVPTAAGADKITFVFSPNPGEPLQPLTEIASGGEMSRFLLALKACFSQADSAETLVFDEIDVGVSGRVAQAIAEKLYQLGQHHQVLCVTHQPLVAAMADRHFRVDKQIITQGKGKKSNNGSTEQRTVVRVTYLDNINTRREELAQLAGGKSATDAIAFAESLLLQAANHRRRES